From the Rhodopirellula islandica genome, one window contains:
- a CDS encoding FG-GAP-like repeat-containing protein, with protein MLRSSKFSEAETLLKSAVERDSDDVTSRRLLAQLLSAQGRRYEASQHVRQLIRMRVIEHHELLSLIDLSGPFSLVHYGGMPGMGPETMFGLGDARIAYFSPRAEADVVLPMLMKVRRSHPDHSTVVALTGRVLAENARWDELQEWISELPDDVKEVKTSRSVADGVAGMDRPMTLPDEPEFWLAIGIWLAHGNQHVKAVDAWAETLRRDPTNRAALRLIVSTTEKQLPESSKWHKQLPRLRQWMGDLDKVFRLARDADAEQAEWIAERMQSWFRPWESAAWTRRAGQMTGKLPGLLPELEQRRQALLVWEAKASESQIQQARLLRTVGFAPEPFRMPTLNDSIEIAGATERSLQTPLVFHDVAAELGINTAFTNGYPADGKEFYLHEANGVGLAALDYDLDGRCDTYFARAGGDPNKMNSRPNQLYRQLPNGHFQEVTDVCQAGDRGYGQGICVGDVNQDGFPDILVANIGRNSVYVNQGDGTFRLDPNRIVGNENRWTSSLGLADLNGDALPELVEINYIDDPSAFQVKCSPPFDNCQPQSYRVAQDYAYEMQPDGTLIPWEAVCDAMAARPKLGFGLIIGNFDSRCGNDFFVSNDGDLNHFWVSECSSPPADGEGSGGRDGKSVQSIAGMIENAGLAGCAVGRSGIGEACMGIAAGDFNRDGRLDLHVTNFHKESVNLFVQTAGGFFADESLAYGLDTPSRSTTGFGTQAADFDNDGWLDLAVLNGHLFNKNSQGVPFKMLPQLFRGGERGFVSEHTQMSGSYFAGEQIGRTLALLDYNGDGRMDLLANHLDRPVALLRNDTPSEDSVQLEFIGKHGEKAAVGAIVGLSYNTETGGQNMTGFVLSGGGYMSTGQGLMHVGLGESTGTVTLKIAWPSGLKETVVTLPVNQRYQILEGSGVINATRYDR; from the coding sequence TTGCTCCGTTCGTCAAAGTTTTCTGAGGCGGAAACGCTGCTCAAGAGTGCGGTGGAGCGGGATTCGGACGATGTCACGTCCCGCCGCCTGCTAGCACAATTGCTGAGTGCCCAAGGGCGTCGGTATGAGGCAAGCCAGCACGTGCGTCAGCTGATCCGAATGCGGGTGATTGAACATCACGAATTGCTCAGTCTCATTGACCTGAGTGGGCCGTTTTCTTTGGTGCACTATGGTGGGATGCCCGGAATGGGGCCCGAAACGATGTTCGGGTTGGGAGATGCCCGCATTGCCTATTTCTCGCCGCGGGCTGAAGCGGACGTCGTCCTGCCCATGCTAATGAAGGTTCGTCGCAGTCATCCCGACCATTCAACGGTCGTGGCGTTGACCGGTCGCGTGCTGGCTGAAAACGCACGATGGGACGAACTCCAAGAATGGATTTCTGAACTGCCGGACGATGTCAAAGAAGTCAAAACGTCGAGGTCAGTCGCTGACGGTGTGGCAGGGATGGATCGACCGATGACATTGCCGGATGAACCTGAATTCTGGTTGGCGATCGGAATTTGGTTGGCACACGGAAATCAGCACGTGAAGGCCGTGGACGCATGGGCGGAAACGCTTCGTCGCGACCCAACCAACCGCGCTGCGCTCCGATTGATCGTCTCGACGACGGAGAAGCAGTTGCCGGAATCTTCGAAATGGCACAAGCAACTTCCACGACTGCGACAGTGGATGGGCGATCTCGACAAGGTTTTTCGGCTCGCTCGGGACGCCGATGCAGAGCAAGCGGAGTGGATCGCAGAGCGAATGCAAAGCTGGTTTCGTCCTTGGGAGTCAGCGGCATGGACGAGACGGGCCGGGCAAATGACGGGCAAGCTTCCCGGTCTGCTTCCGGAGCTTGAGCAACGTAGGCAAGCCTTGTTGGTTTGGGAGGCAAAAGCATCAGAGTCGCAGATCCAGCAGGCGCGACTTCTACGGACCGTGGGATTTGCCCCGGAACCGTTTCGAATGCCAACGTTGAACGACTCCATTGAGATCGCTGGCGCGACCGAGAGATCCTTGCAAACACCGCTGGTCTTCCACGACGTGGCCGCAGAATTGGGGATCAACACGGCTTTCACAAACGGGTATCCAGCCGATGGGAAGGAGTTCTATTTGCATGAAGCCAACGGCGTTGGACTGGCTGCTTTGGACTACGACTTGGACGGTCGCTGTGACACCTACTTCGCTCGAGCTGGGGGCGATCCGAACAAGATGAATTCACGACCGAATCAACTCTATCGCCAGTTGCCCAACGGGCATTTTCAAGAAGTGACCGACGTCTGCCAGGCCGGCGACCGCGGGTATGGACAAGGGATCTGCGTGGGTGACGTGAACCAGGATGGTTTCCCCGACATTCTTGTGGCGAACATCGGACGAAACAGCGTCTATGTCAATCAAGGTGACGGTACCTTTCGGCTCGATCCCAATCGGATCGTCGGCAACGAAAATCGGTGGACATCCAGTTTGGGGCTCGCTGACTTGAATGGCGATGCGTTGCCCGAATTGGTCGAGATCAACTACATCGACGATCCGTCCGCCTTCCAAGTGAAGTGCTCACCTCCATTCGACAACTGCCAACCACAAAGCTATCGCGTTGCCCAAGACTATGCCTATGAAATGCAACCCGATGGGACCTTGATCCCATGGGAAGCAGTGTGCGATGCGATGGCTGCACGTCCAAAGCTTGGGTTTGGACTGATCATTGGAAACTTTGACAGCCGCTGTGGAAACGATTTCTTTGTTTCCAATGACGGTGACCTCAATCACTTTTGGGTCTCGGAGTGTTCCAGTCCCCCCGCCGATGGAGAAGGCTCGGGGGGGAGAGACGGAAAGAGTGTTCAATCAATTGCCGGGATGATTGAGAATGCCGGGTTGGCAGGTTGTGCGGTGGGCCGCAGTGGTATTGGAGAAGCCTGCATGGGGATCGCCGCTGGAGACTTCAACCGAGACGGTCGGTTGGACCTTCATGTGACCAACTTCCATAAGGAGTCTGTGAATCTGTTTGTGCAGACAGCCGGAGGATTCTTCGCCGATGAATCGCTGGCGTATGGGTTGGACACGCCCTCGCGGTCCACCACAGGCTTTGGAACCCAAGCAGCTGACTTCGACAACGATGGCTGGCTGGACCTGGCTGTTTTGAACGGTCACCTGTTTAACAAAAATTCTCAGGGTGTCCCGTTCAAGATGCTGCCGCAGTTATTTCGCGGCGGGGAGCGTGGGTTTGTATCAGAGCACACCCAGATGAGCGGTTCATATTTCGCAGGTGAACAAATTGGACGCACACTCGCGCTATTGGACTACAACGGCGACGGGCGGATGGACCTCTTGGCAAACCATCTTGATCGACCGGTCGCATTGCTGAGGAATGACACCCCTTCGGAAGACTCCGTTCAGCTCGAATTCATTGGAAAACACGGCGAAAAAGCGGCTGTGGGTGCCATCGTTGGGCTGTCCTACAACACCGAAACCGGCGGTCAGAACATGACTGGTTTTGTCCTTTCCGGAGGGGGTTATATGAGCACCGGTCAGGGTTTGATGCACGTTGGCTTGGGCGAATCAACGGGAACTGTCACTCTGAAGATTGCGTGGCCTTCCGGTTTGAAAGAGACAGTCGTAACGCTGCCGGTCAACCAACGGTATCAAATCTTAGAAGGCTCTGGCGTGATCAACGCCACTCGCTATGATAGATAG
- a CDS encoding FG-GAP-like repeat-containing protein produces the protein MPRTRIVIDAVGSCLLCCLLSGCNGSDDASPKAAPSPPAENHAASVDSPQASNTHYQEAIQSVRRGDFRSAERALRDHLLANPTDELAMELAGDVSARTGDIAQSIQWYRDAVEQTAVPSDALLNKLAKHLMANGLAYDSVEVLKQMISTYPELERPRYDLAGLVTVLGLNREAIGPLQWLIQHNLSDEESLVVLSNPDRVQPDPEFCHKLLSRAPEDLRPHFALAKLDAAKQDWLAVTQQLTPVLQQHPDFLPAWALQGQALVSLAVANPDVAESRSNLLQWSQTKPPGLETLPEYWNAAGMWAKFTGENASAVRSFTEAARLHQSNHGPSLADLQASLRQYGREAEAEQVARRFDHIAGLNDAVKTFLERNSQSQLAALKVAYRMIDLGRIWEAEAWTRLAKSLTQDPVPSIEQAHLAIRSRLRADTPWQSQSSLVADSIQVSDLPTVSWNASSNRVREIANQIDVAPLQFLEQAAELGLKHTVSLAPEAESEGHWIYQSTGGGAAVLDFDLNGWPDVALANLDGKPLLKNSSPNQLFRNLEGHFQNTTAPSKYLDTGFAQGITSGDFNDDGFPDLFDANVGRNRLYRNNGDGTFSDATDDVGLVGSEWTTSAVIADVNGDGNADLFEVNYCGGMAPYETPCRSEANGKLSSCPPLKFEASPDHIWSGDGKGGFQNASRQWMQPTSIGRGLGIIAGQLDELPGLDLFIANDMSVNHLWSSSHSAHTNERTSPEQTTRLTDIGTVRGLAMSGQSNSQASMGMAVGDPDGDGDLDFFLTHFAEEHNTYYEQVAPGLWEDRTHAVGLYEPSLDQLGFGATWTDFNLDGATELLITNGHVSDTGRTDIGYQMPPQLFTRLGSGRWEEIPNDSLGSYFEQSHLGRALVTLDANNDGRTDALITHLYEPVALLINESMPACESTGLEFKATTGHRDAIGTTVEVRNPNDQRTLQLTAGDGYMSSQERKLNLPIPSGNTSSDIQVHWPSGLSQLFRGLDAGQDYLLVEGIEKPIPTKKHVR, from the coding sequence GTGCCCCGAACCCGGATCGTCATCGACGCCGTGGGCAGTTGCCTCTTGTGCTGCCTGCTCTCGGGATGCAACGGCTCAGATGATGCATCGCCCAAGGCCGCACCCAGCCCGCCAGCCGAGAACCATGCCGCTTCGGTTGACTCGCCCCAGGCCTCCAACACTCACTACCAGGAAGCGATTCAGTCGGTGCGTCGTGGCGATTTTCGATCCGCTGAGCGAGCTCTTCGTGACCACTTGCTGGCCAATCCCACCGATGAGCTGGCGATGGAATTGGCGGGTGATGTCTCTGCTCGGACCGGCGACATTGCTCAGTCAATTCAGTGGTACCGTGATGCAGTGGAGCAAACAGCCGTTCCCAGCGATGCTTTGCTGAACAAATTGGCGAAGCATCTGATGGCCAATGGACTGGCCTATGACTCAGTGGAGGTTTTGAAGCAAATGATCTCCACGTACCCCGAATTGGAACGTCCACGGTATGACCTGGCCGGACTGGTCACCGTGCTTGGACTCAATCGCGAGGCGATTGGTCCGCTGCAGTGGCTGATCCAGCACAACCTGAGCGACGAAGAGAGCCTGGTCGTGCTTTCCAATCCCGATCGCGTCCAACCCGACCCAGAGTTCTGTCACAAACTGTTGAGCCGCGCCCCCGAGGACCTCCGACCGCATTTCGCACTCGCAAAATTGGATGCCGCCAAACAAGACTGGCTGGCAGTCACGCAACAACTCACCCCCGTCCTCCAGCAGCATCCGGACTTCCTTCCTGCGTGGGCCTTGCAGGGTCAAGCGTTGGTTTCACTTGCGGTGGCGAATCCTGATGTTGCCGAAAGCCGTTCGAATTTGCTTCAATGGAGTCAGACAAAACCGCCCGGATTGGAAACTCTTCCGGAATACTGGAATGCCGCGGGCATGTGGGCGAAGTTCACGGGCGAAAACGCTTCAGCAGTCCGCTCATTCACCGAAGCAGCACGCCTGCATCAATCCAATCACGGGCCCTCCCTGGCAGATCTGCAAGCCAGCTTGCGACAATACGGCCGGGAAGCAGAAGCCGAGCAAGTCGCACGACGATTCGATCACATCGCTGGCTTGAACGATGCCGTCAAAACGTTCCTGGAACGAAACTCCCAGTCCCAGCTTGCAGCACTCAAAGTTGCCTATCGCATGATCGATTTAGGTCGGATTTGGGAAGCCGAGGCCTGGACCCGGCTTGCCAAATCCCTCACACAGGATCCCGTTCCGAGCATCGAACAAGCGCATCTGGCAATCCGATCTCGTCTGCGCGCCGACACGCCCTGGCAGTCCCAATCCAGCTTGGTAGCGGATTCCATCCAGGTCAGCGATCTGCCAACCGTGTCGTGGAACGCATCCAGCAATCGCGTTCGCGAAATCGCCAATCAAATCGATGTCGCACCCCTTCAATTTCTCGAACAAGCCGCTGAGCTGGGGTTGAAGCACACGGTCTCATTGGCCCCCGAAGCAGAATCCGAAGGCCACTGGATCTATCAAAGCACGGGAGGCGGCGCCGCCGTGCTCGACTTCGATCTGAATGGTTGGCCCGACGTCGCGCTCGCCAATCTCGATGGCAAACCGCTGCTCAAAAATTCGTCGCCCAATCAACTGTTCCGAAATTTGGAGGGGCACTTTCAGAACACAACTGCCCCAAGCAAATACCTGGACACCGGATTCGCTCAAGGCATCACATCAGGCGATTTCAACGACGATGGATTTCCGGATCTGTTTGACGCGAATGTCGGTCGCAACCGCCTGTATCGCAACAACGGAGATGGAACCTTCTCCGATGCAACGGATGACGTGGGATTGGTGGGCAGCGAGTGGACCACCTCCGCTGTCATCGCCGATGTCAACGGAGACGGGAATGCAGACCTGTTCGAAGTCAACTACTGCGGTGGGATGGCCCCCTACGAAACCCCATGCCGAAGCGAAGCAAACGGCAAGCTTTCGAGTTGCCCTCCTTTGAAATTCGAAGCCAGTCCCGATCACATCTGGAGTGGCGACGGCAAGGGCGGCTTTCAAAACGCCAGCCGGCAGTGGATGCAACCGACCAGCATTGGTCGTGGGTTGGGAATCATTGCTGGACAGCTCGACGAACTCCCAGGACTCGATCTTTTCATCGCCAACGACATGTCCGTCAATCATCTCTGGTCCTCCTCTCATTCCGCCCACACGAACGAGAGAACCTCGCCTGAGCAGACAACACGGCTGACCGACATTGGTACCGTGAGGGGATTGGCGATGAGCGGGCAATCCAATTCCCAGGCGTCGATGGGAATGGCAGTTGGTGACCCCGACGGTGATGGAGACCTGGATTTTTTTCTCACCCACTTCGCAGAAGAACACAACACTTACTACGAACAAGTCGCCCCTGGTCTTTGGGAAGACCGGACTCATGCGGTGGGACTCTACGAACCCTCGCTGGATCAACTCGGTTTCGGCGCCACGTGGACCGACTTCAACCTGGATGGTGCAACCGAACTGCTGATCACCAATGGGCATGTCAGCGACACCGGACGCACCGACATCGGGTATCAAATGCCACCTCAACTGTTCACACGTTTGGGGTCAGGCCGTTGGGAAGAGATTCCCAATGACTCCCTCGGGTCCTACTTTGAGCAATCGCATCTTGGACGCGCATTGGTCACTCTGGATGCGAACAACGATGGCCGAACGGACGCGCTCATCACACACCTCTACGAACCCGTTGCCTTGCTCATCAATGAGTCCATGCCTGCCTGCGAGTCCACCGGCTTGGAATTCAAAGCAACGACCGGACACCGCGATGCAATCGGCACCACCGTGGAAGTTCGAAACCCCAACGATCAACGCACACTTCAGCTGACTGCCGGTGATGGCTACATGAGCAGCCAGGAACGCAAGCTGAACCTGCCAATTCCTAGCGGCAACACATCCAGCGACATCCAGGTTCACTGGCCGTCGGGACTCAGCCAGTTGTTCCGAGGTTTAGACGCTGGGCAAGACTACCTCTTGGTGGAGGGAATCGAAAAACCGATTCCAACGAAAAAGCATGTTCGGTGA
- a CDS encoding FG-GAP-like repeat-containing protein, whose protein sequence is MFGDSTKRLNVGTMLLTLSWLGWIVGCSAEPSDFEKLRKQQQHNETNQATSKQDVDEQIVLAKQELKLGSVERAEAMLEPILMSHPDRTDVMRLMAEVQHRSGSPVAAADLLASIPYSNPERSSAAKLKAVDWYLQANAYEPAIDLLNNATETTTDQDRVRHRLAEVLNQTGQRVVACRVLQPLIRKGKASERDLFSVITRGEAFIDESLSAPDFSKLSLASLSLARRQHDEAKLSESNELLSDLRQKYPESTAIAAFQGRVLADLQDFESLQAWRHSLPSNIQEEPEYWHALGKLASHRNDHEVAIRCLGEAIQRDPTDRNSLVLVARALRQVGLNEEAGQAMRQFELLERTAELAKIFGLASGTPAEYREMADLLSELGRPWESLAWERIAVAMTGSQPLDQTALSQKRKQLVELEASNPALQLAPSVPWSRENLSQWPLPAALDSATLDRDHSSQPQGSSQLNSVPAPIRFRNVAPLLNLRFQYDNGDDQTDEKFYLHQQTGGGLGVLDFDRDGWVDLYCSQAGVDALDSQSPTPNQLFRNLSANSVQDVTLDSQTDDRGYGQGIAVADINQDGFPDLLVANIGVNVALKNNGDGTFSRAELPGEGDGKWTTSIACGDLNGDHLPEIIEVNYIDDPSAFEIPCVPDNDACGPSRFQPAVDRWLTLDARGAFQSFLRSEGSSPNAGHGFAVLLGNLNGQLGNDVYIANDGDANHFWQNRGRRASASVTDGSLLADSQLPPTNQATWLAEETASLSGIASSQLGGRHGSMGLAFADFDRNGLPDLHVTNYWDQEADLYLQEEGKTFRHSSRHWQIHERSKPTVGWGTQAADFDRDGRADLMVLNGHIVDHRHRGVPFRMLPQLFQGHDNHFEFVSDSTDADAGQRDEFWSQPTLGRTLAVLDWNRDGLPDVFANHLDQPATLLQNESAPRAWLQLELIGTHSERDAVGATVEIQSGSQRWTNWQVNGGFLANNEAVLDFALGDSEQPCQVAIQWPSGSKQTLTNLPPNYRYVVTEGDSEKPWIRLSHSRK, encoded by the coding sequence ATGTTCGGTGATTCAACGAAACGTTTGAATGTTGGCACAATGCTGCTCACGCTCTCTTGGCTGGGGTGGATCGTTGGGTGCTCCGCTGAACCATCCGATTTCGAAAAGCTGCGCAAGCAACAGCAGCACAACGAAACCAACCAAGCCACTTCCAAACAGGACGTGGACGAACAAATCGTATTGGCAAAGCAAGAACTGAAACTGGGCTCAGTTGAGCGTGCCGAAGCAATGCTCGAACCAATCTTGATGAGCCATCCCGACCGGACGGATGTCATGCGTTTGATGGCCGAGGTGCAACACAGATCCGGCAGTCCCGTCGCCGCCGCTGACTTGCTTGCGTCCATCCCCTACAGCAACCCCGAGCGATCTTCTGCGGCAAAACTGAAGGCCGTCGATTGGTACTTGCAGGCCAACGCCTATGAACCGGCCATCGACCTCTTGAACAATGCGACGGAAACGACCACCGATCAGGATCGCGTCCGCCATCGGTTGGCCGAAGTCCTCAATCAGACGGGGCAACGCGTCGTGGCATGTCGTGTTTTGCAACCATTGATCCGCAAAGGCAAGGCCAGTGAACGAGACCTTTTCTCAGTGATCACTCGGGGAGAAGCGTTCATTGACGAATCGCTTTCGGCCCCCGACTTTTCAAAACTGAGCCTGGCTTCGTTGTCGCTGGCACGTCGACAACACGACGAAGCCAAATTGAGCGAGTCCAATGAACTGCTCAGTGATCTCCGTCAGAAATACCCGGAATCGACGGCAATCGCCGCCTTCCAAGGCCGCGTGCTAGCGGATCTGCAGGATTTCGAGTCACTCCAAGCGTGGCGTCACTCGCTTCCCTCGAACATTCAGGAAGAACCGGAGTACTGGCACGCCTTAGGAAAACTCGCTTCTCACCGCAACGATCACGAGGTGGCAATTCGCTGTTTGGGGGAGGCCATTCAACGCGACCCAACGGACCGCAACTCTCTTGTTCTCGTTGCTCGGGCGTTGCGACAAGTCGGTCTCAACGAGGAGGCCGGGCAAGCCATGCGGCAATTCGAACTGCTCGAACGGACCGCCGAACTGGCGAAGATCTTTGGTTTGGCGTCGGGAACCCCAGCCGAGTATCGCGAAATGGCAGATCTGCTGTCGGAACTCGGACGCCCGTGGGAATCACTTGCGTGGGAACGCATTGCGGTTGCCATGACGGGAAGTCAACCACTCGATCAGACCGCGTTGAGCCAGAAACGCAAGCAACTGGTGGAGCTAGAAGCCTCAAACCCCGCTCTGCAACTTGCTCCATCGGTTCCCTGGTCACGCGAGAATCTATCCCAATGGCCGCTGCCGGCAGCACTCGATTCAGCCACGCTCGACCGCGATCATTCATCCCAGCCTCAGGGTTCCTCCCAACTCAACTCCGTCCCCGCCCCCATTCGGTTTCGCAACGTAGCCCCATTGCTGAACCTCCGTTTCCAGTACGACAACGGGGATGATCAGACCGACGAAAAGTTTTATCTGCATCAACAAACAGGCGGTGGATTGGGCGTCCTGGATTTTGACCGTGACGGCTGGGTTGATCTCTACTGCTCTCAAGCTGGCGTCGACGCCCTTGACTCGCAATCCCCCACCCCCAATCAACTGTTTCGCAACCTCTCTGCGAACTCTGTTCAAGACGTCACGTTGGATTCACAAACCGACGACCGAGGGTACGGACAGGGAATCGCCGTCGCAGACATCAACCAAGATGGCTTCCCAGATCTTTTGGTTGCCAACATCGGCGTCAACGTTGCTCTCAAAAACAACGGTGACGGAACCTTCTCTCGGGCCGAACTCCCGGGGGAAGGCGATGGCAAATGGACCACCTCAATCGCTTGCGGTGACCTCAACGGAGATCACTTGCCGGAGATCATCGAAGTCAACTACATCGACGATCCCAGCGCATTCGAAATCCCCTGCGTTCCAGACAACGACGCCTGCGGCCCCAGTCGTTTCCAACCTGCCGTTGACCGTTGGCTAACGCTCGATGCACGGGGTGCCTTTCAATCCTTTTTGCGGTCCGAAGGATCCTCTCCGAATGCAGGCCATGGTTTCGCAGTCCTGCTCGGCAATCTCAATGGCCAGCTGGGCAATGACGTCTACATTGCGAACGATGGCGATGCGAACCACTTCTGGCAAAATCGTGGCCGGCGAGCATCCGCCAGTGTGACTGACGGTTCCCTCCTCGCCGATTCCCAACTGCCACCAACCAATCAAGCAACTTGGCTCGCGGAGGAGACAGCCTCTCTCTCTGGAATCGCGAGCAGCCAACTGGGAGGACGACATGGATCAATGGGGCTGGCGTTCGCGGATTTTGATCGCAACGGTCTGCCCGACCTTCACGTGACCAACTACTGGGATCAAGAAGCCGATCTCTACCTTCAAGAAGAGGGCAAGACGTTCCGACATTCCAGCCGCCACTGGCAAATTCATGAACGCAGCAAACCAACGGTGGGATGGGGCACCCAAGCCGCCGACTTTGACCGCGACGGGCGAGCGGACCTGATGGTTCTCAATGGACACATTGTCGACCATCGGCATCGAGGCGTGCCGTTTCGAATGCTGCCTCAGTTGTTCCAAGGTCACGACAACCATTTCGAATTCGTCTCCGATTCAACCGACGCTGACGCTGGGCAGCGTGATGAGTTCTGGAGCCAACCGACACTAGGCCGAACGCTTGCGGTGCTGGACTGGAATCGAGACGGTCTGCCGGACGTCTTTGCCAATCATCTCGACCAACCAGCCACGCTTTTGCAGAACGAATCCGCCCCTCGAGCCTGGCTGCAGCTCGAATTGATTGGAACACATAGCGAACGAGACGCCGTTGGAGCCACGGTGGAGATTCAATCAGGATCCCAACGCTGGACCAACTGGCAGGTCAACGGCGGATTCTTGGCGAACAATGAAGCCGTGTTGGACTTTGCACTCGGCGACTCCGAGCAACCCTGCCAAGTCGCGATCCAGTGGCCATCGGGATCCAAACAAACTCTCACCAACCTTCCACCCAACTATCGATACGTTGTCACCGAAGGTGACTCCGAAAAGCCTTGGATACGCCTGAGTCATTCTCGCAAGTGA